The Methanomethylovorans hollandica DSM 15978 genome includes a region encoding these proteins:
- the mtrD gene encoding tetrahydromethanopterin S-methyltransferase subunit D: MVGLIADNIMYMLLITLGGVLVSVSVHFVPVGGAPAAMAQATGIGTGTVQLAAGAGLTGLVTAGSMMGVTDNIGLVLASGAVGGMIMIAVTMIVGQWVYFYGVGCPAASAKVKYDPITKDRQDLYISQGTEGHAIPTVSFVSGVIGAGLGGLGGGTVYYALLKMGEVAAGLTIKDIMSATGHQLVGLASIFAVGIFFMNAVIPSYNIGGTIEGFHDPKFKKWPKAAITSLVVTLLCAVLAVVTIGGM, from the coding sequence ATAGTAGGATTAATTGCAGATAACATAATGTATATGTTGCTTATCACCCTCGGAGGTGTCCTTGTATCTGTTAGCGTTCACTTCGTGCCAGTAGGCGGTGCGCCAGCTGCAATGGCCCAGGCAACCGGTATCGGAACAGGTACCGTGCAATTGGCTGCCGGAGCAGGTCTTACAGGCCTGGTCACAGCAGGTTCAATGATGGGCGTTACTGATAATATTGGATTGGTGCTTGCCTCAGGTGCAGTGGGTGGTATGATCATGATAGCTGTTACCATGATTGTAGGTCAATGGGTCTACTTCTATGGTGTGGGTTGTCCCGCAGCATCAGCAAAAGTAAAATACGACCCTATAACAAAGGACAGGCAGGACCTTTACATATCCCAGGGTACTGAAGGCCATGCGATCCCAACCGTTTCATTTGTGAGCGGTGTTATCGGAGCAGGGCTTGGAGGACTTGGCGGAGGCACTGTTTATTATGCACTGCTGAAGATGGGAGAAGTTGCTGCAGGATTGACCATTAAGGATATCATGAGTGCAACAGGTCATCAACTGGTGGGCCTTGCCAGTATTTTCGCAGTAGGTATATTCTTCATGAACGCGGTTATTCCATCATACAACATTGGAGGAACCATAGAAGGTTTCCATGACCCGAAGTTCAAGAAATGGCCAAAGGCAGCGATCACTTCTTTAGTCGTTACCCTTCTCTGTGCTGTTCTGGCAGTGGTCACCATAGGAGGTATGTAA
- the mtrC gene encoding tetrahydromethanopterin S-methyltransferase subunit MtrC: MSAGGSGEAHAAIPQNQLIAFGIIGGLVGIYAAYFLSNVAGGVLSFMGALGAICATIWGAAAVRRVASYGLGTGVPSIGMLALGMGVVAAMFGLAVGKGLGIEIAGPVVAVVVASIIGLVIGIFANKVLNMNIPVMEQSMTEIAASGTILIIGLAVAMTGTFTFDVVLTEVITTGYIAVIFIAGGMAMLHPFNANLGPDEKQDRTLYTAFEKSAIAMIIAGIVALSVQNASAGMVTIIIGIFLWYIGFMGFYERVKRDAFKVVGTGLLPSEEELE; encoded by the coding sequence ATGTCAGCAGGAGGAAGCGGGGAAGCTCATGCAGCTATCCCACAGAATCAGCTAATAGCTTTCGGTATAATCGGAGGCCTTGTAGGAATATATGCAGCATATTTCCTGTCAAATGTAGCAGGCGGCGTCTTATCATTCATGGGTGCTCTTGGTGCTATATGCGCTACTATATGGGGCGCTGCAGCCGTTAGAAGAGTGGCAAGCTATGGTCTTGGTACCGGTGTACCTTCTATAGGCATGCTGGCCTTAGGTATGGGTGTCGTTGCAGCCATGTTCGGCCTTGCAGTAGGTAAAGGATTGGGTATTGAAATCGCCGGTCCTGTGGTAGCTGTTGTAGTGGCATCAATAATTGGTTTAGTTATTGGTATCTTTGCTAACAAGGTCCTGAATATGAATATCCCTGTAATGGAACAGTCAATGACAGAGATAGCTGCATCAGGGACCATATTGATCATTGGTCTTGCTGTTGCAATGACAGGCACATTCACGTTCGATGTTGTGCTTACAGAGGTCATCACCACAGGTTACATCGCAGTGATCTTCATTGCAGGCGGTATGGCTATGCTTCACCCGTTCAATGCAAACCTCGGCCCGGATGAAAAGCAGGACCGTACTCTGTATACTGCATTTGAAAAAAGTGCTATAGCAATGATCATAGCAGGTATAGTAGCATTGTCTGTGCAGAATGCATCAGCTGGTATGGTAACCATCATTATAGGTATATTCCTCTGGTACATTGGGTTCATGGGATTCTATGAACGTGTCAAGAGAGATGCCTTCAAAGTAGTTGGAACTGGGTTACTGCCATCTGAGGAGGAGTTAGAATGA
- a CDS encoding tetrahydromethanopterin S-methyltransferase subunit B yields the protein MSMIHVAPEAHLVLDPLTSLLAEERPDIIQYSMDPILAKIDELDKIADDLVNSLAPDRPLMNSFPGRENTSYIAGIYGNSFYGIIVGLGVAGLLLIVMYVLKTMGVM from the coding sequence ATGAGCATGATACACGTTGCACCAGAAGCGCACCTGGTGCTTGATCCATTAACCTCTTTACTGGCAGAGGAACGTCCCGATATTATCCAGTATTCAATGGATCCCATACTTGCAAAGATTGATGAACTGGACAAGATAGCGGATGATCTGGTGAACTCCCTTGCACCTGACCGGCCACTTATGAACTCATTCCCCGGTCGTGAAAATACATCCTACATTGCCGGTATATATGGAAATTCCTTCTACGGAATAATTGTAGGTCTTGGAGTTGCAGGTCTGCTGCTCATCGTGATGTATGTGCTAAAAACTATGGGAGTGAT